The Chryseolinea soli genome contains a region encoding:
- a CDS encoding Uma2 family endonuclease: MKTLHSNPSKILTLEEFLQLEETNTPCELINGELIMSPTPTFEHQTILGRLHVLFFHAAESTGGNACLSPFDLHIDERNVFQPDLMYLSPAKKTFITPRGIKGPPDIAVEILSPSNRHTDISDKKEGYLRLGVSEYWIVDPPRKNITIFTPASGEEIPLRVFAGNDEVTSTVFPTLRFKADTIFPA, from the coding sequence ATGAAAACACTGCACTCAAATCCCTCCAAAATTTTGACCCTCGAAGAGTTTCTTCAGCTAGAAGAAACGAACACCCCTTGTGAGCTAATTAATGGAGAGTTGATTATGAGTCCTACACCCACATTCGAACACCAAACCATATTGGGCCGTCTTCATGTATTGTTTTTCCACGCTGCAGAATCTACAGGTGGCAATGCATGCTTGTCGCCATTTGATTTGCACATCGATGAACGCAATGTGTTTCAGCCTGACCTCATGTACCTATCCCCCGCAAAAAAAACGTTCATCACACCTCGTGGCATTAAAGGACCGCCCGACATTGCGGTAGAAATTCTTTCACCTTCCAATAGGCATACCGATATCAGTGACAAGAAAGAAGGCTACTTACGATTAGGTGTGTCCGAGTATTGGATTGTTGATCCTCCCCGCAAAAACATTACAATCTTCACTCCCGCTTCCGGAGAAGAAATACCGTTACGCGTGTTTGCCGGAAATGATGAAGTGACTTCCACGGTCTTTCCTACATTGAGGTTCAAGGCCGACACGATTTTTCCTGCTTAG
- a CDS encoding peptide chain release factor 3: MSLEQEIEKRRTFGIISHPDAGKTTLTEKLLLFGGAIQKAGAVKSSKIKDHARSDWMEIEKQRGISVATSVMGFNYRDVKINLLDTPGHQDFAEDTYRTLTAVDSVILVIDCVKGVEIQTEKLMEVCRMRNTPVICFINKLDREGRDPFELLDEVEEKLNIKVRPLSWPISMGKTFKGVYNLYDKSLTLFTPSKTKVEEDRIEASDISDPKLDGYVGETNARQLRADVELIEGVYPDFDPTEYLAGKVAPVFFGSAVNNFGVKELLDTFIRIAPPPIPRETTLRVIEPDENKFSGFIFKIHANMDPKHRNRIAFLRICSGKFERGNNYYHVRQEKNLRFSNATAFMAQDRETVDEAWPGDIVGIFDTGNLKIGDTLTEGEKTLYTGIPSFSPEIFKEVVNMDAMKTKQLEKGLLQLMEEGVAQLFTYELGKKKVVGVVGALQFEVIQFRLKNEYNATAQFVPQNIYKACWISSHDPKKLAEFIDSKQRHIARDKDDKLVFMAESRAWLQMVQDNFPDIQFHFTSEFKD, from the coding sequence ATGAGCCTGGAACAAGAGATAGAAAAACGCAGAACTTTCGGAATTATCAGTCACCCCGATGCCGGAAAAACCACCCTCACCGAGAAACTCCTTCTCTTTGGCGGCGCCATCCAGAAAGCCGGGGCCGTGAAGTCCAGCAAAATCAAAGACCACGCCCGTTCCGACTGGATGGAAATTGAAAAGCAACGGGGTATCTCCGTGGCCACCTCGGTAATGGGCTTTAACTATCGCGACGTCAAGATCAACCTGCTGGATACACCCGGTCACCAGGACTTTGCCGAAGATACCTACCGCACCCTGACGGCGGTGGATAGCGTGATCCTCGTGATCGACTGCGTGAAGGGCGTGGAGATCCAAACCGAAAAGCTCATGGAAGTGTGCCGCATGCGCAATACACCCGTGATCTGTTTCATCAACAAACTCGACCGCGAAGGCCGCGACCCTTTTGAGTTGCTGGACGAGGTGGAAGAGAAACTCAACATCAAAGTGCGTCCCCTGAGTTGGCCCATTAGCATGGGAAAAACCTTCAAGGGCGTTTATAATCTATACGACAAAAGTCTGACGCTTTTCACACCCAGTAAAACGAAGGTAGAGGAAGATCGCATTGAAGCGAGCGACATTTCGGATCCGAAGTTGGATGGTTATGTTGGTGAGACCAATGCCCGCCAGCTGCGTGCAGATGTAGAGTTGATCGAAGGCGTTTACCCGGATTTTGATCCCACAGAATACCTAGCCGGAAAAGTAGCCCCGGTTTTCTTTGGTAGCGCTGTAAATAATTTTGGTGTAAAGGAATTGTTGGACACGTTCATTCGCATCGCGCCGCCGCCGATTCCGCGGGAAACGACTTTGCGCGTCATAGAGCCGGATGAAAACAAGTTCAGCGGTTTTATTTTCAAGATCCACGCCAACATGGATCCCAAACATCGCAACCGCATTGCCTTCCTGCGCATTTGCTCTGGAAAGTTCGAACGCGGCAACAATTATTATCACGTTCGCCAGGAAAAGAACCTGCGCTTCTCCAACGCCACCGCGTTTATGGCCCAGGATCGTGAAACCGTAGACGAAGCATGGCCCGGCGACATTGTCGGTATTTTTGATACGGGAAATCTCAAGATTGGCGACACGCTTACCGAAGGCGAAAAAACGCTATACACCGGCATCCCCAGTTTCTCTCCAGAGATTTTCAAGGAAGTGGTGAACATGGACGCCATGAAAACCAAGCAGCTCGAAAAAGGATTGTTGCAATTGATGGAGGAAGGTGTGGCACAGCTGTTCACCTATGAGTTGGGCAAGAAGAAAGTAGTAGGCGTTGTCGGTGCACTCCAATTTGAAGTGATCCAGTTCCGTTTGAAGAACGAATACAACGCCACAGCACAATTTGTTCCTCAAAATATTTACAAGGCCTGTTGGATCAGCAGTCACGATCCGAAGAAACTGGCCGAGTTCATCGATTCAAAACAACGCCATATCGCCCGTGATAAAGACGACAAGCTTGTGTTTATGGCCGAGTCGCGCGCGTGGTTGCAGATGGTGCAGGATAATTTTCCAGATATTCAGTTTCACTTCACGTCGGAGTTCAAGGATTGA
- a CDS encoding aldo/keto reductase codes for MQYRRFGRTNWNVSEIGYGMWGLAGWTGSEQAEVERALDRSVELGCNFFDTAWGYGAGKSEQILGGLIKRHGSKRIYFATKIPPKNFKWPSQASFTLEECFPASHIIAYTEKSLKNLNVECIDLQQFHVWEDSWADHDEWKKAVDTLKRQGKILHMGVSVNRWEPNNVLNTLKTNLIDAVQVIYNIFDQAPEDLLFPLCRKLDVGVIARVPFDEGTLTGTLTKETVFPKDDWRSTYFVPENLNSSVDHAEALKPLIPPGMTMPEMALRFILENDDVHTIIPGMRKLRNVDANMASSDGKKLQESLRIALKDHRWDRTPTEWSQ; via the coding sequence ATGCAATACAGAAGATTCGGTAGAACCAATTGGAACGTCAGCGAGATTGGCTACGGCATGTGGGGCCTGGCCGGCTGGACGGGTTCCGAGCAGGCAGAAGTGGAGCGGGCGCTGGACCGTTCCGTGGAACTGGGCTGCAATTTTTTTGACACCGCCTGGGGCTATGGCGCCGGCAAGAGCGAGCAGATCCTCGGAGGCCTCATCAAGCGTCACGGATCGAAACGGATCTATTTCGCCACCAAAATTCCACCGAAAAACTTCAAATGGCCATCCCAAGCCAGCTTCACGCTGGAAGAATGCTTCCCCGCATCACACATCATTGCCTACACCGAGAAGAGTCTCAAGAACCTGAACGTGGAGTGCATCGACCTCCAGCAATTCCACGTGTGGGAGGACAGTTGGGCCGACCACGACGAGTGGAAAAAAGCCGTCGACACCCTGAAGCGCCAGGGCAAGATCCTGCACATGGGCGTCAGCGTGAACCGCTGGGAACCCAACAACGTGTTGAATACGCTAAAGACCAATCTCATCGACGCCGTGCAGGTGATCTATAACATCTTCGACCAGGCTCCCGAAGACCTCCTTTTCCCCCTTTGCCGCAAGCTCGACGTCGGCGTCATCGCCCGCGTTCCCTTTGATGAAGGCACACTGACGGGCACGCTCACCAAAGAAACGGTGTTTCCTAAAGACGACTGGCGCTCGACCTATTTTGTGCCCGAAAATCTGAACTCCAGCGTAGACCACGCCGAAGCCTTGAAGCCGCTCATCCCGCCCGGCATGACCATGCCCGAAATGGCGCTCCGGTTCATCCTGGAAAATGACGACGTACACACCATCATCCCGGGCATGCGAAAGCTCCGGAACGTGGACGCGAACATGGCTTCCAGCGATGGCAAAAAACTGCAAGAGTCGCTGCGTATAGCCCTGAAGGATCATCGTTGGGACCGCACGCCGACGGAATGGTCGCAGTAG
- the dnaK gene encoding molecular chaperone DnaK, which produces MGKIIGIDLGTTNSCVAVMEGNEPVVIANSEGRRTTPSIVAFLDNGKGERKVGDPAKRQAITNPKNTVSSIKRFMGKKFDEVSEEKKIVSYQIESGNNNTVRVRIGDRLFTPQEISAMILQKMKSTAEDYLGTTVTEAVITVPAYFNDAERQATKEAGQIAGLDVKRIINEPTAAALAYGLDKKHSDMKIAVYDLGGGTFDISVLELGDGVFEVKSTNGDVHLGGDDFDMRIMNWLADEFQKEENVDLRKDPMALQRLKEAAEKAKIELSSSMETEVNLPYVTSVDGVPKHLVKKLSRAKFEQLVDDLVRRTLEPCRKAVQDAGINVGQIDEVILVGGSTRIPRIVEEVEKFFGKKPSKGVNPDEVVAVGAAIQGGVLTGEVKDVLLLDVTPLSLGIETMGGVFTKLIESNTTIPSKKSEVFSTASDSQPSVEIHVLQGERPMAKDNRTIGRFHLDGIPPAPRGIPQIEVTFDIDANGILHVSAKDKGTGKEQKIRIEASSGLTDAEIQKMKQEAQANADADKKVKETVEKINQADSLIFQTEKQLKEFGDKLSEGNKSAINSALEKLREAHKSQDGAQIDTAVANLNNAWSAASTEMYNATNNSGAAGGNAGANANAGGSASDGNNVSDVEYEEVNDNKK; this is translated from the coding sequence ATGGGAAAAATTATCGGTATAGACTTAGGAACTACCAACTCGTGCGTGGCCGTCATGGAAGGCAACGAGCCGGTGGTGATTGCCAACAGTGAGGGTCGCAGAACGACGCCTTCCATTGTGGCATTTTTAGATAATGGAAAGGGAGAGCGCAAAGTGGGCGACCCGGCAAAACGCCAGGCCATCACCAACCCCAAAAACACGGTCTCTTCCATCAAACGCTTCATGGGTAAAAAATTCGATGAAGTAAGCGAAGAAAAGAAAATCGTTTCCTACCAGATCGAATCCGGCAACAACAACACCGTGCGCGTGCGCATTGGCGACCGCCTTTTCACGCCTCAAGAAATCTCTGCAATGATCCTTCAGAAAATGAAGAGCACGGCAGAAGATTACCTGGGCACTACGGTAACCGAAGCCGTCATCACCGTGCCGGCATACTTTAACGATGCCGAACGTCAGGCTACGAAAGAAGCCGGACAGATCGCCGGCCTCGATGTGAAACGCATCATCAACGAACCCACCGCTGCCGCCCTCGCCTATGGCCTGGACAAGAAGCACAGTGACATGAAGATCGCTGTATACGACTTAGGTGGTGGTACATTCGATATCTCTGTTCTTGAATTGGGTGACGGCGTGTTTGAAGTAAAGTCCACCAACGGTGATGTGCACCTCGGTGGTGACGACTTCGACATGCGCATCATGAACTGGCTGGCCGACGAATTCCAAAAAGAAGAGAACGTCGACCTGCGCAAAGATCCCATGGCGTTGCAACGTCTGAAAGAAGCTGCTGAAAAAGCCAAGATCGAGTTGTCGAGCTCCATGGAAACCGAAGTGAACTTGCCGTACGTAACCTCAGTAGACGGCGTGCCCAAGCACTTGGTAAAGAAACTGAGCCGCGCAAAATTTGAACAACTGGTGGATGACCTGGTGCGCAGAACACTTGAACCTTGCCGCAAGGCCGTTCAGGATGCCGGCATCAACGTAGGCCAGATCGACGAAGTTATTCTCGTGGGTGGTTCTACCCGTATCCCCCGCATCGTGGAAGAAGTGGAAAAATTCTTTGGCAAGAAACCTTCCAAGGGTGTGAACCCGGATGAAGTAGTGGCTGTAGGTGCTGCGATCCAGGGCGGTGTGTTGACCGGTGAAGTGAAAGACGTGTTGCTCCTGGATGTTACTCCGCTCTCGCTGGGTATCGAAACCATGGGTGGTGTGTTCACCAAGCTGATCGAATCCAACACGACGATCCCTTCCAAGAAATCGGAAGTGTTCTCGACGGCATCCGACAGCCAGCCTTCCGTGGAGATCCACGTGTTGCAAGGCGAGCGCCCCATGGCGAAGGACAACCGGACCATCGGCCGCTTCCACCTCGACGGTATTCCGCCCGCACCCCGCGGCATCCCTCAAATCGAAGTAACGTTCGACATTGATGCCAACGGCATCCTCCACGTGTCGGCAAAAGATAAAGGAACAGGTAAGGAACAAAAGATCAGAATTGAAGCTTCTTCCGGATTGACGGACGCCGAAATCCAAAAGATGAAGCAGGAAGCTCAGGCCAACGCCGACGCCGACAAGAAGGTGAAGGAAACGGTAGAGAAAATCAACCAGGCCGATTCGCTGATCTTCCAAACCGAAAAACAATTGAAAGAATTCGGCGACAAGCTTTCCGAAGGCAACAAGAGCGCCATCAACAGCGCACTTGAAAAACTGAGAGAAGCACACAAGAGCCAGGACGGTGCTCAGATCGACACCGCTGTGGCGAACCTGAACAACGCATGGTCTGCAGCCTCTACGGAGATGTACAATGCCACGAACAATAGTGGTGCTGCAGGCGGCAATGCTGGTGCTAATGCAAACGCCGGTGGTTCAGCTTCCGATGGCAACAACGTGTCGGATGTTGAATACGAAGAAGTGAACGACAACAAGAAGTAA